The proteins below come from a single Alligator mississippiensis isolate rAllMis1 chromosome 2, rAllMis1, whole genome shotgun sequence genomic window:
- the MFHAS1 gene encoding malignant fibrous histiocytoma-amplified sequence 1 isoform X1, with amino-acid sequence MAETEPLKAARLWQDAALRARKLRSSLLQLSLAAPAPAPPPAPEEPEEPPLEELEALNLGGRGLEELPEALGAAPGHLRVLSLRRNRLARLPAAALRHLGRLAELDLSHNRLRGLGDGQALAPMRELRKLGLSHNQLGMDGPGRLGELHQLEELDLSFNHLRRLPEGLGHLCQLRALDVDHNQLPGFPPSLLELAALEELDCSGNRQLRCLPEGIAALRRLKILWLSGTGLAVLPEGLCQLGALESLMLDGNQLRALPAGFGSLQRLKMLNLSSNALGEFPAAVLALPGLEELYLSRNQLALLPSSLCQLRQLRTLWLDNNRLRYLPDSIVQLHNLEELVLQGNQIAILPEGFGRLSRVTLWKIKDNPLIQPPYEVCMKGIPYIAAYQQELAHSQPALKPRLKLVLMGLKDAGKTLLRRCLMEEDRQRDSSLGSPDAGRSQPRECSMQQEQQQQKDTPLAPASKTAGKAQLDHCLITGQQDGLSPRVSLLRQAKQQDVPLSPNPKVNGEAQVDPCPMLLQPDMLLAPVVASLPGSSKGIEVTDWTADAERGLTFIVYELAGDPTYDVIQSFFLSPGALYILAVNLSAYAPQRFYPSVGYFLHWLGAKVPHAVVCMVGTHADLCAERELEEKCLDIHHQIALQEKRDARDLQSLAHQVDEALGQDFDLRCSSPHAAFYGVSDKNLRRKKAQFQYLLNHRPQILSPVLPFSCQDRCQVRRLRDKLLSVAEHRDIFPNLHRVLPKSWQVLEELHFQPQAQQLWLSWWDSARLGLQAGLTEDRLQSALSYLHESGKLLYFEEHQTLREYVFHNLPRLIDILNVFCQRDATVLLQKMLSDTHIDELRAAQLHHYVEGFLLHGLLPAHIIRLLLKPHIQSQEDLRLILELLEKMGLCYCVNKPKCKPLNGATAWYKFPCYVKNEVPHAEAWINGTNLSGQSFVAEQLQIEYSFPFIFPPGLFARYSVQINNHVVQRSDGKYQIYAYRGKVPVVVSYRPGRGTLQPDTLSIASHASLPNIWTAWQAITPLMEELNVLLQEWPGLYYTVHVLCSKCLKRGSPNPHTFPGELLSQPRPEGVTEIICPKNGNERVNVALVYPPTPTVISPCSK; translated from the coding sequence ATGGCCGAGACGGAGCCCCTGAAGGCGGCGCGGCTGTGGCAAGACGCCGCCCTGCGCGCCAGGAAGCTGCggagcagcctgctgcagctcagcctggccgccccggccccggcgccgccgcccgcgcccgAGGAGCCGGAGGAGCCGccgctggaggagctggaagcgcTGAACCTGGGCGGccgggggctggaggagctgcccGAGGCGCTGGGCGCCGCCCCGGGGCACCTGCGGGTGCTGAGCCTGCGGCGCAACCGCCTGGCGCGCCTGCCCGCCGCTGCCCTGCGCCACCTGGGCCGCCTGGCCGAGCTGGACCTGAGCCACAACCGGCTGCGCGGGCTGGGTGACGGCCAGGCCCTAGCGCCCATGCGGGAGCTGCGCAAGCTGGGCCTGAGCCACAACCAGCTGGGCATGGATGGGCCAGGGCGCCTGGGCGAgctgcaccagctggaggagctggaccTCAGCTTCAACCACCTGCGGCGTCTGCCCGAGGGGCTGGGCCACCTGTGCCAGCTGCGCGCCTTGGATGTGGACCATAATCAGCTGCCCGGCTTCCCGCCGTCGCTACTGGAGCTGGCTGcgctggaggagctggactgctctGGCAACCGGCAGCTGCGGTGCCTGCCCGAGGGCATTGCGGCCCTGCGCCGCCTCAAGATCCTGTGGCTGAGCGGCACCGGGCTGGCGGTTCTACCTGAGGGGCTATGCCAGCTGGGCGCCCTCGAGAGCCTCATGCTGGATGGGAACCAGCTGCGCGCCCTGCCCGCTGGCTTTGGCAGCCTGCAGCGGCTCAAGATGCTCAACCTGTCCTCCAATGCACTGGGGGAGTTCCCGGCGGCCGTgcttgccctgcctggcctggagGAGCTCTACCTGAGCCGCAACCAGCTTGCCCTGCTTCCCAGCTCCCTTTGCCAGCTGCGGCAGCTTCGCACCCTCTGGCTGGACAACAACCGTCTCCGCTACCTGCCCGACTCCATCGTGCAGCTGCACAAcctggaggagctggtgctgcagggcaaCCAGATCGCCATCCTGCCCGAGGGCTTTGGGCGGCTTTCCCGGGTCACCCTCTGGAAGATCAAGGACAACCCCCTCATCCAGCCCCCCTACGAGGTCTGCATGAAGGGCATCCCTTACATCGCGGCCTACCAGCAGGAACTGGCACACTCCCAGCCTGCTCTCAAGCCCCGGCTCAAGTTGGTCCTTATGGGCCTCAAAGATGCTGGCAAAACCCTGCTGAGGAGATGCCTGATGGAGGAGGACAGACAGAGAGATTCCTCCCTGGGATCTCCAGATGCTGGGagatcccagcccagagagtgttccatgcagcaggagcagcagcagcaaaaagacACCCCCTTGGCCCCGGCTTCTAAAACTGCAGGGAAAGCACAGCTAGACCATTGCCTCATCACTGGACAGCAAGATGGGTTGTCCCCCAGAGTGTCCCTGCTCAGGCAGGCCAAGCAGCAGGATGTTCCCCTGTCTCCAAACCCCAAAGTTAATGGGGAAGCCCAGGTAGACCCttgtcccatgctgctgcagccagacatGCTCCTGGCCCCAGTAGTGGCAagcctgccaggcagcagcaaaggCATTGAGGTGACAGACTGGACGGCAGATGCGGAGAGAGGCCTGACCTTCATCGTGTATGAGCTGGCAGGTGACCCCACCTATGATGTCATCCAgtccttcttcctctctcctggAGCCCTCTATATACTGGCAGTGAATTTGAGTGCCTACGCCCCACAGCGCTTCTACCCCTCAGTGGGGTACTTCCTGCACTGGTTAGGTGCCAAGGTGCCCCATGCAGTAGTGTGCATGGTGGGCACCCATGCTGACCTCTGTGCCGAgcgggagctggaggagaagTGCCTGGACATTCACCATCAAATTGCCCTGCAGGAGAAGAGGGATGCTCGGGACCTCCAGAGCTTAGCCCACCAGGTGGATGAGGCCCTGGGGCAGGACTTCGACCTCCGCTGCTCCAGCCCTCACGCAGCCTTCTATGGGGTGTCGGACAAGAACCTGCGGCGCAAGAAAGCCCAGTTCCAGTATCTACTCAACCACCGGCCACAGATcctctccccagtgctgcccttTAGCTGCCAAGACCGCTGCCAGGTGCGGCGCCTGCGGGACAAGCTCCTCTCTGTGGCTGAGCACCGGGACATCTTCCCAAACCTCCACCGGGTACTGCCAAAGTCCTGGCAGGTACTGGAGGAGCTGCATTTCCAGCCACAGGCTCAGCAGCTGTGGCTTAGCTGGTGGGACTCAGCCCGGCTAGGCTTGCAAGCTGGACTAACGGAAGACCGTCTGCAGAGTGCCCTGTCCTATCTGCACGAAAGTGGCAAGCTGCTGTATTTTGAGGAGCACCAGACCCTGCGTGAGTATGTGTTCCACAACCTGCCAAGACTCATTGACATCCTCAATGTCTTCTGCCAACGGGATGCCACGGTGCTGCTCCAGAAAATGCTCAGTGACACTCACATCGATGAACTGAGAGCTGCTCAGCTCCACCACTACGTGGAAGGGTTTCTGCTGCATGGCCTCCTTCCTGCCCACATTATCCGTTTGCTTCTCAAGCCCCATATCCAGAGCCAAGAGGACTTGCGGCTCATCCTAGAGCTGCTGGAGAAGATGGGGCTCTGCTACTGTGTCAATAAACCTAAGTGCAAACCCCTGAATGGGGCTACTGCCTGGTACAAGTTTCCCTGCTATGTGAAGAATGAGGTGCCCCATGCAGAGGCGTGGATCAATGGTACCAACCTGAGCGGGCAGTCTTTTGTAGCTGAACAGTTGCAAATTGAATACAGCTTCCCATTCATCTTTCCACCTGGGTTATTTGCACGCTACAGTGTCCAAATTAACAATCATGTGGTTCAGAGGTCGGACGGCAAATACCAGATTTATGCCTACCGGGGGAAGGTGCCTGTGGTGGTGAGTTATAGGCCTGGCAGGGGCACGCTGCAACCAGATACTCTGTCTATTGCTAGTCATGCATCACTACCAAATATATGGACAGCCTGGCAAGCCATAACCCCCTTAATGGAAGAACTGAATGTACTACTTCAAGAATGGCCAGGTCTGTACTATACTGTGCACGTCCTCTGTTCTAAGTGCCTTAAGAGAGGGTCACCCAACCCACACACTTTTCCAG
- the MFHAS1 gene encoding malignant fibrous histiocytoma-amplified sequence 1 isoform X3 produces the protein MAETEPLKAARLWQDAALRARKLRSSLLQLSLAAPAPAPPPAPEEPEEPPLEELEALNLGGRGLEELPEALGAAPGHLRVLSLRRNRLARLPAAALRHLGRLAELDLSHNRLRGLGDGQALAPMRELRKLGLSHNQLGMDGPGRLGELHQLEELDLSFNHLRRLPEGLGHLCQLRALDVDHNQLPGFPPSLLELAALEELDCSGNRQLRCLPEGIAALRRLKILWLSGTGLAVLPEGLCQLGALESLMLDGNQLRALPAGFGSLQRLKMLNLSSNALGEFPAAVLALPGLEELYLSRNQLALLPSSLCQLRQLRTLWLDNNRLRYLPDSIVQLHNLEELVLQGNQIAILPEGFGRLSRVTLWKIKDNPLIQPPYEVCMKGIPYIAAYQQELAHSQPALKPRLKLVLMGLKDAGKTLLRRCLMEEDRQRDSSLGSPDAGRSQPRECSMQQEQQQQKDTPLAPASKTAGKAQLDHCLITGQQDGLSPRVSLLRQAKQQDVPLSPNPKVNGEAQVDPCPMLLQPDMLLAPVVASLPGSSKGIEVTDWTADAERGLTFIVYELAGDPTYDVIQSFFLSPGALYILAVNLSAYAPQRFYPSVGYFLHWLGAKVPHAVVCMVGTHADLCAERELEEKCLDIHHQIALQEKRDARDLQSLAHQVDEALGQDFDLRCSSPHAAFYGVSDKNLRRKKAQFQYLLNHRPQILSPVLPFSCQDRCQVRRLRDKLLSVAEHRDIFPNLHRVLPKSWQVLEELHFQPQAQQLWLSWWDSARLGLQAGLTEDRLQSALSYLHESGKLLYFEEHQTLREYVFHNLPRLIDILNVFCQRDATVLLQKMLSDTHIDELRAAQLHHYVEGFLLHGLLPAHIIRLLLKPHIQSQEDLRLILELLEKMGLCYCVNKPKCKPLNGATAWYKFPCYVKNEVPHAEAWINGTNLSGQSFVAEQLQIEYSFPFIFPPGLFARYSVQINNHVVQRSDGKYQIYAYRGKVPVVVSYRPGRGTLQPDTLSIASHASLPNIWTAWQAITPLMEELNVLLQEWPGLYYTVHVLCSKCLKRGSPNPHTFPGRTSDLLL, from the coding sequence ATGGCCGAGACGGAGCCCCTGAAGGCGGCGCGGCTGTGGCAAGACGCCGCCCTGCGCGCCAGGAAGCTGCggagcagcctgctgcagctcagcctggccgccccggccccggcgccgccgcccgcgcccgAGGAGCCGGAGGAGCCGccgctggaggagctggaagcgcTGAACCTGGGCGGccgggggctggaggagctgcccGAGGCGCTGGGCGCCGCCCCGGGGCACCTGCGGGTGCTGAGCCTGCGGCGCAACCGCCTGGCGCGCCTGCCCGCCGCTGCCCTGCGCCACCTGGGCCGCCTGGCCGAGCTGGACCTGAGCCACAACCGGCTGCGCGGGCTGGGTGACGGCCAGGCCCTAGCGCCCATGCGGGAGCTGCGCAAGCTGGGCCTGAGCCACAACCAGCTGGGCATGGATGGGCCAGGGCGCCTGGGCGAgctgcaccagctggaggagctggaccTCAGCTTCAACCACCTGCGGCGTCTGCCCGAGGGGCTGGGCCACCTGTGCCAGCTGCGCGCCTTGGATGTGGACCATAATCAGCTGCCCGGCTTCCCGCCGTCGCTACTGGAGCTGGCTGcgctggaggagctggactgctctGGCAACCGGCAGCTGCGGTGCCTGCCCGAGGGCATTGCGGCCCTGCGCCGCCTCAAGATCCTGTGGCTGAGCGGCACCGGGCTGGCGGTTCTACCTGAGGGGCTATGCCAGCTGGGCGCCCTCGAGAGCCTCATGCTGGATGGGAACCAGCTGCGCGCCCTGCCCGCTGGCTTTGGCAGCCTGCAGCGGCTCAAGATGCTCAACCTGTCCTCCAATGCACTGGGGGAGTTCCCGGCGGCCGTgcttgccctgcctggcctggagGAGCTCTACCTGAGCCGCAACCAGCTTGCCCTGCTTCCCAGCTCCCTTTGCCAGCTGCGGCAGCTTCGCACCCTCTGGCTGGACAACAACCGTCTCCGCTACCTGCCCGACTCCATCGTGCAGCTGCACAAcctggaggagctggtgctgcagggcaaCCAGATCGCCATCCTGCCCGAGGGCTTTGGGCGGCTTTCCCGGGTCACCCTCTGGAAGATCAAGGACAACCCCCTCATCCAGCCCCCCTACGAGGTCTGCATGAAGGGCATCCCTTACATCGCGGCCTACCAGCAGGAACTGGCACACTCCCAGCCTGCTCTCAAGCCCCGGCTCAAGTTGGTCCTTATGGGCCTCAAAGATGCTGGCAAAACCCTGCTGAGGAGATGCCTGATGGAGGAGGACAGACAGAGAGATTCCTCCCTGGGATCTCCAGATGCTGGGagatcccagcccagagagtgttccatgcagcaggagcagcagcagcaaaaagacACCCCCTTGGCCCCGGCTTCTAAAACTGCAGGGAAAGCACAGCTAGACCATTGCCTCATCACTGGACAGCAAGATGGGTTGTCCCCCAGAGTGTCCCTGCTCAGGCAGGCCAAGCAGCAGGATGTTCCCCTGTCTCCAAACCCCAAAGTTAATGGGGAAGCCCAGGTAGACCCttgtcccatgctgctgcagccagacatGCTCCTGGCCCCAGTAGTGGCAagcctgccaggcagcagcaaaggCATTGAGGTGACAGACTGGACGGCAGATGCGGAGAGAGGCCTGACCTTCATCGTGTATGAGCTGGCAGGTGACCCCACCTATGATGTCATCCAgtccttcttcctctctcctggAGCCCTCTATATACTGGCAGTGAATTTGAGTGCCTACGCCCCACAGCGCTTCTACCCCTCAGTGGGGTACTTCCTGCACTGGTTAGGTGCCAAGGTGCCCCATGCAGTAGTGTGCATGGTGGGCACCCATGCTGACCTCTGTGCCGAgcgggagctggaggagaagTGCCTGGACATTCACCATCAAATTGCCCTGCAGGAGAAGAGGGATGCTCGGGACCTCCAGAGCTTAGCCCACCAGGTGGATGAGGCCCTGGGGCAGGACTTCGACCTCCGCTGCTCCAGCCCTCACGCAGCCTTCTATGGGGTGTCGGACAAGAACCTGCGGCGCAAGAAAGCCCAGTTCCAGTATCTACTCAACCACCGGCCACAGATcctctccccagtgctgcccttTAGCTGCCAAGACCGCTGCCAGGTGCGGCGCCTGCGGGACAAGCTCCTCTCTGTGGCTGAGCACCGGGACATCTTCCCAAACCTCCACCGGGTACTGCCAAAGTCCTGGCAGGTACTGGAGGAGCTGCATTTCCAGCCACAGGCTCAGCAGCTGTGGCTTAGCTGGTGGGACTCAGCCCGGCTAGGCTTGCAAGCTGGACTAACGGAAGACCGTCTGCAGAGTGCCCTGTCCTATCTGCACGAAAGTGGCAAGCTGCTGTATTTTGAGGAGCACCAGACCCTGCGTGAGTATGTGTTCCACAACCTGCCAAGACTCATTGACATCCTCAATGTCTTCTGCCAACGGGATGCCACGGTGCTGCTCCAGAAAATGCTCAGTGACACTCACATCGATGAACTGAGAGCTGCTCAGCTCCACCACTACGTGGAAGGGTTTCTGCTGCATGGCCTCCTTCCTGCCCACATTATCCGTTTGCTTCTCAAGCCCCATATCCAGAGCCAAGAGGACTTGCGGCTCATCCTAGAGCTGCTGGAGAAGATGGGGCTCTGCTACTGTGTCAATAAACCTAAGTGCAAACCCCTGAATGGGGCTACTGCCTGGTACAAGTTTCCCTGCTATGTGAAGAATGAGGTGCCCCATGCAGAGGCGTGGATCAATGGTACCAACCTGAGCGGGCAGTCTTTTGTAGCTGAACAGTTGCAAATTGAATACAGCTTCCCATTCATCTTTCCACCTGGGTTATTTGCACGCTACAGTGTCCAAATTAACAATCATGTGGTTCAGAGGTCGGACGGCAAATACCAGATTTATGCCTACCGGGGGAAGGTGCCTGTGGTGGTGAGTTATAGGCCTGGCAGGGGCACGCTGCAACCAGATACTCTGTCTATTGCTAGTCATGCATCACTACCAAATATATGGACAGCCTGGCAAGCCATAACCCCCTTAATGGAAGAACTGAATGTACTACTTCAAGAATGGCCAGGTCTGTACTATACTGTGCACGTCCTCTGTTCTAAGTGCCTTAAGAGAGGGTCACCCAACCCACACACTTTTCCAG
- the MFHAS1 gene encoding malignant fibrous histiocytoma-amplified sequence 1 isoform X2: protein MAETEPLKAARLWQDAALRARKLRSSLLQLSLAAPAPAPPPAPEEPEEPPLEELEALNLGGRGLEELPEALGAAPGHLRVLSLRRNRLARLPAAALRHLGRLAELDLSHNRLRGLGDGQALAPMRELRKLGLSHNQLGMDGPGRLGELHQLEELDLSFNHLRRLPEGLGHLCQLRALDVDHNQLPGFPPSLLELAALEELDCSGNRQLRCLPEGIAALRRLKILWLSGTGLAVLPEGLCQLGALESLMLDGNQLRALPAGFGSLQRLKMLNLSSNALGEFPAAVLALPGLEELYLSRNQLALLPSSLCQLRQLRTLWLDNNRLRYLPDSIVQLHNLEELVLQGNQIAILPEGFGRLSRVTLWKIKDNPLIQPPYEVCMKGIPYIAAYQQELAHSQPALKPRLKLVLMGLKDAGKTLLRRCLMEEDRQRDSSLGSPDAGRSQPRECSMQQEQQQQKDTPLAPASKTAGKAQLDHCLITGQQDGLSPRVSLLRQAKQQDVPLSPNPKVNGEAQVDPCPMLLQPDMLLAPVVASLPGSSKGIEVTDWTADAERGLTFIVYELAGDPTYDVIQSFFLSPGALYILAVNLSAYAPQRFYPSVGYFLHWLGAKVPHAVVCMVGTHADLCAERELEEKCLDIHHQIALQEKRDARDLQSLAHQVDEALGQDFDLRCSSPHAAFYGVSDKNLRRKKAQFQYLLNHRPQILSPVLPFSCQDRCQVRRLRDKLLSVAEHRDIFPNLHRVLPKSWQVLEELHFQPQAQQLWLSWWDSARLGLQAGLTEDRLQSALSYLHESGKLLYFEEHQTLREYVFHNLPRLIDILNVFCQRDATVLLQKMLSDTHIDELRAAQLHHYVEGFLLHGLLPAHIIRLLLKPHIQSQEDLRLILELLEKMGLCYCVNKPKCKPLNGATAWYKFPCYVKNEVPHAEAWINGTNLSGQSFVAEQLQIEYSFPFIFPPGLFARYSVQINNHVVQRSDGKYQIYAYRGKVPVVVSYRPGRGTLQPDTLSIASHASLPNIWTAWQAITPLMEELNVLLQEWPGLYYTVHVLCSKCLKRGSPNPHTFPVGLLKLQLKDVYP, encoded by the exons ATGGCCGAGACGGAGCCCCTGAAGGCGGCGCGGCTGTGGCAAGACGCCGCCCTGCGCGCCAGGAAGCTGCggagcagcctgctgcagctcagcctggccgccccggccccggcgccgccgcccgcgcccgAGGAGCCGGAGGAGCCGccgctggaggagctggaagcgcTGAACCTGGGCGGccgggggctggaggagctgcccGAGGCGCTGGGCGCCGCCCCGGGGCACCTGCGGGTGCTGAGCCTGCGGCGCAACCGCCTGGCGCGCCTGCCCGCCGCTGCCCTGCGCCACCTGGGCCGCCTGGCCGAGCTGGACCTGAGCCACAACCGGCTGCGCGGGCTGGGTGACGGCCAGGCCCTAGCGCCCATGCGGGAGCTGCGCAAGCTGGGCCTGAGCCACAACCAGCTGGGCATGGATGGGCCAGGGCGCCTGGGCGAgctgcaccagctggaggagctggaccTCAGCTTCAACCACCTGCGGCGTCTGCCCGAGGGGCTGGGCCACCTGTGCCAGCTGCGCGCCTTGGATGTGGACCATAATCAGCTGCCCGGCTTCCCGCCGTCGCTACTGGAGCTGGCTGcgctggaggagctggactgctctGGCAACCGGCAGCTGCGGTGCCTGCCCGAGGGCATTGCGGCCCTGCGCCGCCTCAAGATCCTGTGGCTGAGCGGCACCGGGCTGGCGGTTCTACCTGAGGGGCTATGCCAGCTGGGCGCCCTCGAGAGCCTCATGCTGGATGGGAACCAGCTGCGCGCCCTGCCCGCTGGCTTTGGCAGCCTGCAGCGGCTCAAGATGCTCAACCTGTCCTCCAATGCACTGGGGGAGTTCCCGGCGGCCGTgcttgccctgcctggcctggagGAGCTCTACCTGAGCCGCAACCAGCTTGCCCTGCTTCCCAGCTCCCTTTGCCAGCTGCGGCAGCTTCGCACCCTCTGGCTGGACAACAACCGTCTCCGCTACCTGCCCGACTCCATCGTGCAGCTGCACAAcctggaggagctggtgctgcagggcaaCCAGATCGCCATCCTGCCCGAGGGCTTTGGGCGGCTTTCCCGGGTCACCCTCTGGAAGATCAAGGACAACCCCCTCATCCAGCCCCCCTACGAGGTCTGCATGAAGGGCATCCCTTACATCGCGGCCTACCAGCAGGAACTGGCACACTCCCAGCCTGCTCTCAAGCCCCGGCTCAAGTTGGTCCTTATGGGCCTCAAAGATGCTGGCAAAACCCTGCTGAGGAGATGCCTGATGGAGGAGGACAGACAGAGAGATTCCTCCCTGGGATCTCCAGATGCTGGGagatcccagcccagagagtgttccatgcagcaggagcagcagcagcaaaaagacACCCCCTTGGCCCCGGCTTCTAAAACTGCAGGGAAAGCACAGCTAGACCATTGCCTCATCACTGGACAGCAAGATGGGTTGTCCCCCAGAGTGTCCCTGCTCAGGCAGGCCAAGCAGCAGGATGTTCCCCTGTCTCCAAACCCCAAAGTTAATGGGGAAGCCCAGGTAGACCCttgtcccatgctgctgcagccagacatGCTCCTGGCCCCAGTAGTGGCAagcctgccaggcagcagcaaaggCATTGAGGTGACAGACTGGACGGCAGATGCGGAGAGAGGCCTGACCTTCATCGTGTATGAGCTGGCAGGTGACCCCACCTATGATGTCATCCAgtccttcttcctctctcctggAGCCCTCTATATACTGGCAGTGAATTTGAGTGCCTACGCCCCACAGCGCTTCTACCCCTCAGTGGGGTACTTCCTGCACTGGTTAGGTGCCAAGGTGCCCCATGCAGTAGTGTGCATGGTGGGCACCCATGCTGACCTCTGTGCCGAgcgggagctggaggagaagTGCCTGGACATTCACCATCAAATTGCCCTGCAGGAGAAGAGGGATGCTCGGGACCTCCAGAGCTTAGCCCACCAGGTGGATGAGGCCCTGGGGCAGGACTTCGACCTCCGCTGCTCCAGCCCTCACGCAGCCTTCTATGGGGTGTCGGACAAGAACCTGCGGCGCAAGAAAGCCCAGTTCCAGTATCTACTCAACCACCGGCCACAGATcctctccccagtgctgcccttTAGCTGCCAAGACCGCTGCCAGGTGCGGCGCCTGCGGGACAAGCTCCTCTCTGTGGCTGAGCACCGGGACATCTTCCCAAACCTCCACCGGGTACTGCCAAAGTCCTGGCAGGTACTGGAGGAGCTGCATTTCCAGCCACAGGCTCAGCAGCTGTGGCTTAGCTGGTGGGACTCAGCCCGGCTAGGCTTGCAAGCTGGACTAACGGAAGACCGTCTGCAGAGTGCCCTGTCCTATCTGCACGAAAGTGGCAAGCTGCTGTATTTTGAGGAGCACCAGACCCTGCGTGAGTATGTGTTCCACAACCTGCCAAGACTCATTGACATCCTCAATGTCTTCTGCCAACGGGATGCCACGGTGCTGCTCCAGAAAATGCTCAGTGACACTCACATCGATGAACTGAGAGCTGCTCAGCTCCACCACTACGTGGAAGGGTTTCTGCTGCATGGCCTCCTTCCTGCCCACATTATCCGTTTGCTTCTCAAGCCCCATATCCAGAGCCAAGAGGACTTGCGGCTCATCCTAGAGCTGCTGGAGAAGATGGGGCTCTGCTACTGTGTCAATAAACCTAAGTGCAAACCCCTGAATGGGGCTACTGCCTGGTACAAGTTTCCCTGCTATGTGAAGAATGAGGTGCCCCATGCAGAGGCGTGGATCAATGGTACCAACCTGAGCGGGCAGTCTTTTGTAGCTGAACAGTTGCAAATTGAATACAGCTTCCCATTCATCTTTCCACCTGGGTTATTTGCACGCTACAGTGTCCAAATTAACAATCATGTGGTTCAGAGGTCGGACGGCAAATACCAGATTTATGCCTACCGGGGGAAGGTGCCTGTGGTGGTGAGTTATAGGCCTGGCAGGGGCACGCTGCAACCAGATACTCTGTCTATTGCTAGTCATGCATCACTACCAAATATATGGACAGCCTGGCAAGCCATAACCCCCTTAATGGAAGAACTGAATGTACTACTTCAAGAATGGCCAGGTCTGTACTATACTGTGCACGTCCTCTGTTCTAAGTGCCTTAAGAGAGGGTCACCCAACCCACACACTTTTCCAG TTGGTCTCCTGAAATTGCAGTTGAAGGATGTTTACCCCTGA